From Dehalococcoidia bacterium, a single genomic window includes:
- a CDS encoding PIN domain nuclease codes for MILVDSSAWIEFLRNTGSTVCMLVDELLAGDIAICDAVRMEVLAGARDESHLNQLRRLLARATVLPTGSTDYDEAAALYRRCRRQGETVRKLIDCLIASAAIRAGAPVLHNDADFDVLARHTELQVYCGEP; via the coding sequence GTGATCCTTGTTGATTCGTCGGCCTGGATAGAGTTCCTGCGGAACACCGGGTCAACGGTCTGCATGTTGGTTGACGAACTGCTGGCTGGCGACATCGCCATCTGCGATGCGGTGCGGATGGAGGTTCTCGCCGGGGCAAGAGACGAGTCGCATCTCAATCAGCTCAGGCGACTGCTGGCACGAGCGACGGTATTGCCAACAGGCTCGACAGACTATGACGAAGCAGCCGCGCTCTATCGTCGATGTCGACGGCAGGGGGAGACTGTTCGCAAACTGATTGACTGTCTTATTGCCTCTGCCGCCATACGCGCTGGTGCGCCCGTGCTGCACAATGATGCCGACTTCGATGTCCTTGCGCGCCACACGGAGCTGCAAGTCTATTGTGGTGAGCCATGA
- a CDS encoding type II toxin-antitoxin system VapB family antitoxin has protein sequence MGRTNIDIDDRACAEVMRRYQLSTKREAVNFALRTLAAEPLSVDEARALRGIGWEGDLNELRSGRSL, from the coding sequence ATGGGACGCACAAACATCGACATAGACGATAGAGCTTGCGCCGAGGTGATGAGGCGCTACCAGCTTTCGACCAAGCGCGAGGCGGTCAATTTCGCACTCCGGACGCTTGCGGCCGAACCACTGTCCGTAGATGAGGCCCGTGCGCTTCGTGGAATTGGCTGGGAAGGCGACCTCAACGAATTGCGCTCTGGACGCTCGTTGTGA
- a CDS encoding biotin/lipoyl-binding protein has protein sequence MADVIIHSPMTGRVIEVLVAEGEQVGAGDVVVVIESMKMENEVICDVDGSVATVHVEEDQSVSEGDRLVEVAT, from the coding sequence TTGGCGGACGTAATCATTCACTCGCCCATGACCGGACGGGTCATAGAGGTTCTGGTCGCCGAGGGCGAACAGGTCGGCGCGGGAGACGTGGTGGTGGTGATCGAGTCCATGAAAATGGAGAACGAGGTCATCTGCGACGTTGACGGCTCCGTAGCAACCGTACATGTGGAAGAAGACCAGTCGGTCTCAGAGGGCGACAGGCTGGTGGAGGTGGCGACCTAG